From the Desulfosarcina sp. BuS5 genome, one window contains:
- a CDS encoding DUF262 domain-containing protein: protein MAETADSFKLSDVVEKTINNTISLPTVQRGFVWKPYQIENLWDSLLRGYPVGSFVLSKKNNSQKNYELLDGQQRASAICLGFYSPLNDNKNPVTNNEIFKTSTENIMVFIDLAKPASKNDNRKYLFRVITKSHPWGYRRQENQKTLEAHNIAKAMHYYKIEGYDYLRKSLKEFWPYDSYAPIPFGLFLNAAKNDNLKKEAEKIDDLKKEINEWKKGKGLNVIKKRDEKKTKFYSIEDIFNDVKKMLAEQKIPLLLLDLQKLYNAENNNIIISQNGENKKSEKLKSDDDVYNNETDANGQKNVEDRNVDEIENLFIRLNSGGTPLSGEELNYSILEAQIEHELQNQIEEKCKGFFKPPRFITIAFRLFNNIADKNRSWDTDSISMRVKPKQFQRNMRDGKGEFVKFITENFIDIDHIAKTKKLLTYDKKNNPNGLPSFVSSTLADKAPEVMFMLLYRLLIKKDKIEPGRKPAVLGMITLFAWLGRGEKQRDHGKLLNNIWPCVKNLDTERFWSNETVQRAMLEDSGYEILTPFPKLKELKKLIKKLISSGKTNITNLVSAKIYDSDYGNFIKKMFFNKDIILYAQRCALSEWFHEIEDYNLDDTNRAFDWDHICPQSYIYNKRNIRSELKDWYNSNGNFRAWPYSLNRIDQNDAPSKKLNPLNQKFEKKKDEEKEIEWWKKYLKNKELNKNTLKEYLLGASFCGSEWLDLKNDLKEEIKNNDGAKQVINCILKRNYKICEEWYNQLEIDDLIPESPNPEDIKELFENIIDMRMWGKVKREEEEEGWQTYNLPFEEKGVILYFQYSTDGDTLEEDGICFGIYIEDETVGNIKISKELEDKYSQEENYIEIYFTLISYSETSVIDIFRNFNSWLKNFHDKKIKKIATERFHNSIRVQYKNEILNKN from the coding sequence ATGGCTGAAACGGCTGATTCCTTCAAATTAAGTGATGTCGTGGAAAAAACAATAAATAATACAATTTCATTGCCAACAGTTCAAAGGGGGTTTGTTTGGAAACCATATCAAATTGAAAATCTTTGGGATTCGTTATTAAGAGGCTATCCTGTCGGCTCTTTTGTATTGTCTAAAAAAAACAATTCGCAAAAAAACTATGAATTATTAGATGGACAGCAAAGAGCTTCAGCAATTTGTTTGGGATTTTATAGTCCTCTTAATGATAATAAAAATCCAGTAACCAATAATGAAATTTTTAAAACATCGACTGAAAACATTATGGTTTTTATTGATCTTGCAAAACCAGCGTCCAAAAATGACAATAGGAAATATCTGTTTCGAGTTATTACGAAATCACATCCATGGGGGTATAGAAGACAAGAAAATCAAAAGACATTGGAGGCGCATAATATAGCAAAGGCAATGCATTATTATAAAATAGAAGGCTACGATTATTTGCGAAAATCGTTAAAAGAATTTTGGCCATATGATTCTTATGCCCCGATTCCTTTTGGATTATTTCTCAATGCTGCAAAAAATGATAATTTAAAAAAAGAAGCTGAAAAAATCGATGATTTAAAGAAAGAAATTAATGAATGGAAGAAAGGCAAAGGGTTAAATGTTATAAAAAAAAGAGATGAGAAAAAAACAAAGTTTTATTCGATTGAAGATATTTTTAATGATGTTAAGAAAATGCTTGCTGAGCAGAAAATTCCGTTATTGCTGCTTGATTTACAAAAATTATATAATGCTGAAAATAATAATATTATAATATCACAAAACGGCGAAAACAAAAAATCAGAAAAACTTAAATCGGATGATGACGTATATAACAACGAAACAGATGCAAATGGACAAAAAAATGTTGAAGACAGAAATGTTGACGAAATTGAAAATCTGTTTATCAGACTGAATTCCGGTGGAACACCTTTAAGCGGAGAAGAACTGAATTATTCTATCTTGGAAGCGCAAATAGAACATGAATTACAGAATCAAATAGAGGAAAAATGCAAAGGTTTTTTTAAACCTCCGAGGTTTATTACTATAGCATTTCGTCTGTTTAATAATATTGCCGACAAAAACAGATCGTGGGATACAGACTCTATCAGTATGAGAGTTAAACCAAAACAATTTCAGCGAAACATGAGAGATGGAAAGGGAGAATTTGTAAAGTTTATTACAGAGAATTTTATAGATATTGATCATATTGCAAAAACCAAAAAGTTATTGACTTACGATAAAAAAAATAACCCGAATGGCTTACCTTCATTTGTTTCATCGACACTCGCAGATAAAGCACCTGAAGTTATGTTTATGCTTTTATACCGCTTGCTCATAAAAAAAGACAAAATTGAACCGGGCCGTAAACCTGCTGTTTTAGGAATGATTACTTTATTTGCATGGTTGGGCAGAGGTGAGAAACAGAGAGATCATGGGAAGCTGCTTAATAATATTTGGCCTTGTGTTAAAAATTTAGATACGGAAAGATTCTGGTCAAATGAAACTGTTCAACGTGCCATGTTAGAGGATAGTGGATATGAAATACTTACGCCATTTCCGAAGTTAAAAGAACTGAAGAAATTAATAAAAAAATTAATTTCTTCAGGTAAAACAAATATTACAAATTTGGTATCTGCAAAAATTTATGACTCAGATTATGGTAACTTTATCAAAAAAATGTTTTTCAACAAAGATATCATACTTTATGCTCAAAGGTGTGCTTTATCCGAATGGTTTCATGAAATTGAGGATTACAATTTAGATGATACAAACAGAGCCTTTGATTGGGATCATATTTGTCCCCAAAGCTATATTTATAATAAGAGAAATATTAGGTCGGAATTGAAAGATTGGTATAATTCAAATGGGAACTTCAGGGCCTGGCCATATTCATTAAATCGCATTGATCAAAATGATGCTCCATCAAAAAAATTAAATCCGTTAAATCAGAAATTTGAGAAGAAGAAAGATGAGGAGAAAGAAATAGAATGGTGGAAAAAATATTTAAAAAATAAAGAGTTAAATAAAAATACTTTAAAAGAATATCTATTGGGTGCGTCTTTCTGTGGTTCAGAATGGTTAGATTTAAAAAATGATTTAAAGGAAGAAATCAAAAATAATGATGGCGCAAAACAAGTTATCAATTGCATTTTAAAGAGAAATTATAAAATTTGTGAAGAATGGTATAATCAGCTTGAAATTGATGATTTGATTCCTGAAAGTCCTAATCCGGAAGATATAAAAGAACTTTTTGAAAATATTATTGATATGAGAATGTGGGGAAAAGTAAAAAGAGAAGAAGAGGAAGAAGGTTGGCAGACATACAACCTGCCGTTTGAAGAAAAAGGTGTTATATTATATTTTCAATACTCTACAGATGGAGATACTCTTGAAGAAGATGGAATTTGTTTTGGAATATATATTGAAGATGAAACCGTTGGAAACATAAAAATATCTAAAGAATTAGAAGATAAATATAGCCAGGAAGAGAACTATATCGAAATATATTTCACATTAATTTCATATTCTGAAACTTCAGTGATAGATATTTTTAGAAATTTTAATTCTTGGTTAAAAAATTTCCATGATAAAAAGATCAAGAAAATAGCAACTGAAAGGTTTCACAATAGCATCAGGGTTCAATACAAAAATGAAATATTGAATAAAAATTAG
- a CDS encoding ATP-binding protein, producing the protein MKRFIDQELKKWKKAGRRKPLIVRGARQVGKTYSVRQFGKDYFEALAIVDLERNPDWHRIFEGNLHPKRICADLEIVLQQKIVSGKTLLFIDEIQACPRAITALRYFYEELPDLHVIAAGSLLEFAMKNISFPVGRVQFSRLHPLCFAEYLQATGNNEASNIVLGSPRTVSQTIHEFLCEELRRYFFVGGMPESILAYVETGSIRESFEVQAEICDTYRLDFSKYSPQADKYCLNAVLTTVAQSVGQQIKYSRLADSYSNPTLKKAFNLLCLANVIRKVPSVDPSGLPLGAAASAKIFKTLMVDIGLMRHLTGMPVKVEYRKADLLNIYRGAVAEQFVGQEMALSQKENLYYWSRRAKSSSAEVDYVAVIDGRIHPVEVKSGASGRLKSLHLFLEKYKNSPKGIVFSMRPYAEPIEKKIVFMPLYFAFSATRGSNS; encoded by the coding sequence GTGAAGCGATTTATTGATCAGGAACTCAAAAAATGGAAAAAAGCCGGGCGCCGAAAACCTCTCATTGTCCGTGGCGCCAGACAGGTCGGAAAAACTTATTCTGTGAGACAGTTCGGGAAAGATTACTTTGAGGCCCTTGCAATTGTGGATCTGGAACGTAATCCGGACTGGCATCGCATTTTTGAGGGCAATCTGCACCCGAAACGTATTTGTGCGGATTTAGAAATCGTGTTGCAGCAGAAGATAGTTTCAGGCAAAACGCTTCTTTTTATTGACGAAATCCAGGCTTGCCCAAGGGCGATTACGGCTCTTCGCTATTTCTATGAGGAATTGCCTGATCTGCATGTGATTGCAGCCGGTTCGCTACTTGAATTTGCCATGAAGAATATTTCTTTTCCGGTAGGCAGAGTACAATTTTCCAGACTTCACCCCTTGTGTTTTGCCGAATATCTTCAGGCAACCGGCAATAATGAAGCTTCAAATATCGTTCTTGGCTCTCCACGAACTGTTTCGCAAACAATTCATGAATTTCTTTGTGAAGAACTCCGCCGGTATTTTTTTGTAGGCGGGATGCCCGAAAGCATACTCGCTTATGTTGAAACCGGGTCAATACGGGAATCTTTCGAGGTGCAGGCGGAGATCTGCGATACCTATCGGCTGGACTTCTCGAAATATAGTCCGCAAGCCGATAAATATTGTCTCAATGCTGTGCTTACAACAGTAGCGCAAAGTGTTGGACAACAGATAAAGTATTCCAGGCTTGCCGATAGTTACTCAAATCCAACTCTGAAAAAAGCCTTTAACTTGCTCTGCCTTGCAAACGTTATCAGGAAAGTCCCTTCGGTTGATCCGTCCGGACTGCCTTTGGGGGCTGCTGCCTCTGCAAAGATTTTTAAAACGCTGATGGTTGATATTGGTCTTATGAGACATCTTACTGGCATGCCGGTAAAGGTTGAATACAGGAAAGCGGATTTGCTCAACATCTATCGCGGAGCTGTGGCGGAACAGTTTGTCGGACAGGAAATGGCATTATCTCAGAAAGAGAATCTTTATTACTGGTCGAGACGGGCAAAGAGCAGTTCGGCAGAAGTGGATTACGTGGCAGTTATTGACGGCAGAATACATCCTGTAGAAGTAAAAAGCGGAGCTTCCGGCAGGTTGAAAAGCCTGCATCTCTTCCTGGAAAAGTATAAAAACTCTCCAAAAGGCATTGTGTTTTCAATGCGGCCTTATGCTGAACCAATAGAAAAAAAAATCGTGTTTATGCCGTTGTATTTTGCCTTTTCAGCTACGCGGGGAAGTAATAGCTGA
- a CDS encoding BrnT family toxin has protein sequence MSFEFDQKKSDTNKIKHGIDFVEAQELLNDVDLLEIPAKTIDESRFLVIGKIGEKHWAGITTYRNNNIRIISARRARDEEIELYES, from the coding sequence ATGAGCTTTGAATTTGACCAGAAAAAATCGGATACTAACAAAATCAAGCATGGGATTGATTTTGTTGAGGCTCAAGAGCTTTTGAATGATGTTGATTTATTGGAGATCCCAGCAAAAACAATCGATGAATCGCGCTTCTTGGTCATTGGTAAAATAGGCGAAAAGCACTGGGCTGGGATTACCACTTATCGAAATAATAATATTCGAATTATCTCAGCACGGCGTGCCAGAGATGAGGAGATTGAGCTTTATGAAAGCTGA
- a CDS encoding transposase, producing the protein MPNHIHGIIEITTVGADSISAKDTGAEIDSAPTPAIPEIVQSFKRHTTIEYIKMVKLNIMPPFEKRIWQRNYYEHIIRNEKSYYQIAEYIRNNPLKWQEDKYYV; encoded by the coding sequence ATGCCAAACCATATTCACGGAATCATTGAAATCACCACCGTAGGGGCGGATTCCATATCCGCCAAAGATACAGGGGCAGAAATAGATTCTGCCCCTACCCCAGCCATACCCGAAATTGTGCAATCATTTAAACGGCATACAACAATTGAATACATAAAAATGGTAAAACTAAATATTATGCCGCCTTTTGAAAAACGAATTTGGCAGCGCAATTATTACGAACATATCATCCGTAATGAAAAATCGTATTATCAAATTGCGGAATACATCCGAAATAATCCACTGAAATGGCAGGAAGATAAATATTATGTCTAA
- a CDS encoding AAA family ATPase: protein MNRNSLQKQWLGGSGSINLTTTGINPDYDKTDCFIIRRCLTYLKRHLERCLILDLETMAIICWIAGPKMEAMGNFLLDFFDDQRHAEYLEELAETAGDYDDYARVAMEMLKRLSVAELRQLKEFICALINQRDNDLKYRGKSEIEKNICKLQEMFKLNKADIELCIFLFAIETYEAPEAFFDSHLNCTKFAGRKYLSNILNLDRSILNSVLNGQLSKSGILETDKYDINLHDDFICFFQNPDQRTLRENFYSSAERSPVPLNHFMIEDAKMKHILNIMKQKPKSSTHLLLYGAPGTGKTSFAKRLAQELDIPAYEIARKDNNKAESRRSSIVACINMTNSGEGSLIIVDEADNLLNTYNAWFSRGETQDKGWLNELLEQPGLRLIWITNRIDGIDKSVLRRFAFSLHFKPFNKRQRAQLWCNIIKNNKCKRFFNAEGINAYAQKYNANAGVIDLTVKKARETAPGSKNEFHRAVRLGLEAYQSLINDGQPPLNKERIEKSYSLEGLNISDDPDSLMLCLEAFDQHLRSTGGENISNMNLLFYGPPGAGKSELARYIGERLDREVICKRLSDILDKYVGESEKNIRLAFEEAEAEDAILIIDEADSILFSRKRAVRSWETSQTNEFLTRMERFRGILICTTNQLEDLDPASIRRFNHKIEFKYLAPDGNIIFYNKLLLSLLKSLPDPETEKQIRKLENLTPGDFKTVRDQLAFYPKKKLSHSQFVAALKEEAHIKNLQSGRKVVGF from the coding sequence ATGAATAGAAACTCTTTACAAAAACAATGGCTGGGTGGTAGCGGAAGCATCAATTTGACAACCACCGGGATTAATCCGGATTACGATAAAACCGACTGCTTTATAATTCGAAGGTGCCTGACATATCTCAAACGCCACCTGGAGCGCTGTTTGATACTTGATCTGGAGACAATGGCAATAATCTGCTGGATAGCCGGCCCGAAAATGGAAGCAATGGGAAATTTCCTGCTCGATTTTTTTGATGACCAGCGGCATGCCGAATATCTTGAAGAACTTGCCGAAACAGCAGGAGACTATGACGATTACGCCCGGGTTGCCATGGAAATGCTAAAAAGACTCTCTGTCGCCGAGCTTCGGCAACTCAAAGAGTTTATCTGTGCTTTGATTAATCAAAGAGATAATGATTTGAAATACAGGGGAAAATCCGAAATCGAAAAAAATATCTGTAAATTACAGGAAATGTTCAAGCTGAACAAGGCCGATATCGAACTTTGCATATTCCTTTTTGCCATCGAAACTTATGAAGCGCCGGAAGCTTTTTTTGATTCTCACTTAAACTGCACCAAGTTTGCCGGCAGAAAATATTTGAGCAATATTCTCAACCTGGATCGATCCATTTTAAACAGCGTCTTAAACGGTCAGTTAAGCAAATCCGGAATACTTGAAACCGACAAATACGATATAAATCTTCATGATGATTTTATTTGTTTTTTTCAAAATCCAGATCAGCGAACCCTTAGGGAAAATTTTTATTCATCAGCAGAGCGCTCGCCTGTTCCTTTAAATCATTTTATGATTGAGGATGCCAAAATGAAACATATCCTCAATATCATGAAGCAAAAACCGAAATCATCTACCCATCTGCTTTTATATGGAGCTCCAGGTACAGGCAAAACAAGCTTTGCCAAACGCTTAGCGCAAGAGCTGGATATTCCGGCCTACGAAATCGCCAGGAAAGATAATAATAAAGCGGAATCAAGACGATCTTCCATTGTGGCCTGCATAAACATGACAAATTCAGGGGAAGGGTCGCTGATTATTGTTGATGAAGCCGATAATCTTCTGAATACTTATAATGCATGGTTTTCACGGGGTGAAACACAGGACAAGGGCTGGTTGAACGAGCTCCTGGAACAGCCGGGGCTGCGTTTAATCTGGATAACAAACAGGATCGACGGTATTGATAAATCCGTGCTGCGGAGATTCGCTTTCAGCCTGCATTTCAAGCCTTTTAACAAACGCCAGCGGGCACAGCTCTGGTGCAATATTATCAAAAACAACAAGTGCAAACGTTTTTTTAATGCCGAGGGAATAAATGCTTATGCCCAAAAGTATAATGCCAATGCCGGGGTAATTGACCTTACTGTAAAAAAAGCCAGGGAAACAGCGCCCGGCTCTAAAAATGAGTTTCACAGAGCCGTCAGGCTTGGACTGGAGGCCTACCAGAGCCTGATCAATGACGGGCAGCCTCCGCTCAACAAGGAAAGGATTGAAAAAAGTTATTCCCTGGAGGGGCTTAATATCTCAGATGACCCTGATTCACTGATGCTCTGTCTTGAAGCATTCGATCAACACCTGCGAAGCACAGGTGGAGAGAATATCAGCAATATGAACCTGCTTTTTTACGGCCCTCCCGGTGCCGGCAAGAGTGAACTGGCTCGCTATATTGGAGAACGGCTTGACCGTGAGGTTATCTGTAAAAGGCTCAGCGATATTCTTGATAAATACGTAGGCGAATCGGAAAAAAACATCAGGCTGGCCTTTGAAGAGGCCGAGGCAGAAGACGCGATTCTCATCATTGACGAGGCCGACTCTATCCTCTTCAGCCGCAAACGAGCCGTACGTTCCTGGGAAACGAGTCAAACCAATGAATTTTTAACCAGGATGGAAAGGTTCCGGGGCATCTTGATATGTACCACCAATCAGCTTGAAGATCTGGACCCGGCCTCGATCAGGCGATTTAACCACAAAATTGAGTTTAAATACTTGGCACCGGACGGGAATATAATTTTTTATAATAAACTGCTGCTGTCTCTGCTTAAAAGTCTCCCTGATCCAGAAACCGAAAAACAGATCAGGAAGCTTGAGAATTTGACTCCCGGTGACTTCAAAACCGTGCGCGACCAGCTTGCATTTTATCCAAAAAAGAAATTGAGCCACAGCCAATTTGTTGCCGCACTCAAAGAAGAAGCTCACATCAAGAACCTTCAGTCCGGCAGGAAGGTTGTTGGGTTTTAG
- the truA gene encoding tRNA pseudouridine(38-40) synthase TruA: MLKNFKIIIEYDGIAYHGWQRQKNCRTIQGEIEKALLRMTGDRIAITGSGRTDAGVHAMGQVANFLCDKNIEPENFRKGLDSILSRDIIIKDCLIVDSKFHARYNVTSKIYNYRILNRKIPSAIDRNYSWFIQKKLNESAMQSAILHILGRHDFQAFEGAGSPRSDSIRTVLKAGLAKRENGYLKFRIEGDGFLRFMVRNIVGTLVDVGLEKITPGDFKKIFLSKDRNLAGATAPPHGLFLMEVKYRFPHN; the protein is encoded by the coding sequence ATGCTGAAAAACTTTAAAATAATTATAGAATATGACGGGATCGCCTATCACGGATGGCAACGCCAAAAAAACTGCCGCACTATTCAGGGTGAAATTGAAAAGGCGTTGCTTCGAATGACCGGGGACCGGATTGCGATTACAGGTTCCGGCAGGACAGATGCCGGTGTTCACGCTATGGGCCAGGTAGCCAATTTTCTTTGCGATAAAAATATTGAACCTGAAAATTTTCGAAAAGGTCTCGACAGCATTCTATCCAGGGATATTATAATCAAAGATTGTCTTATTGTTGATAGTAAGTTTCATGCCAGATATAATGTAACGAGTAAAATTTATAATTATAGAATCCTGAACCGTAAAATCCCTTCTGCTATTGATCGAAACTATTCCTGGTTCATACAAAAAAAACTTAATGAATCCGCCATGCAATCGGCGATCCTTCACATACTCGGACGGCATGATTTTCAAGCATTCGAAGGGGCAGGCAGCCCAAGATCAGACAGTATAAGAACCGTTTTGAAGGCCGGTCTTGCAAAACGGGAAAACGGTTACCTGAAGTTCAGAATTGAAGGCGACGGTTTTTTGAGATTCATGGTGCGAAATATTGTGGGAACACTTGTGGACGTGGGACTCGAAAAAATTACTCCCGGTGATTTTAAAAAAATATTTCTCTCAAAGGATCGTAATCTCGCGGGCGCAACCGCTCCGCCGCATGGTCTGTTTTTGATGGAAGTGAAATATAGATTTCCACATAATTAA
- a CDS encoding helix-turn-helix transcriptional regulator, which produces MKKKQKVERDQAARAIKLFAKLLFAGRPHSLTELAKTLRCSKQTILRLVDVIENSYSVYVELSKKGNRNYYQIKKNQRLPTLNLTESELRTLFICSVFSKHLLGNDFFDEATRALEKSIAHLPRQKEFSPELYGVFAPGSIDYTPHQKTMRLLATAMENKKVCKLTYRNLVEAGSKTFYIKPLKIFSSKDTVYLHAQMAKAPGKKYMEPEFDPLLAIHRIKKIEVTGRVFEFPEDYDFEKVFNRNFGIIKEETFKVTVEFSGSAGAYVLERIWSPDQKIVKKRNGNLQLTFSASSEPETIAWILSFGKSAELIKPRKLVKKIKIELKTMVDLYRFSDNYRF; this is translated from the coding sequence ATGAAAAAAAAACAAAAGGTTGAAAGGGATCAGGCTGCCAGGGCGATCAAACTTTTTGCAAAACTTTTATTTGCCGGCCGGCCGCATTCACTGACCGAACTGGCAAAAACGCTGAGATGCTCAAAACAGACTATCCTGAGGCTGGTCGATGTTATTGAAAATTCGTACAGCGTCTATGTGGAACTGTCTAAAAAGGGAAACCGGAATTATTATCAGATCAAAAAGAACCAGCGGCTGCCGACCCTCAATTTAACTGAAAGTGAGCTCCGGACCCTGTTCATCTGCTCCGTCTTTTCCAAACATTTGCTGGGGAATGATTTTTTTGACGAGGCAACCCGGGCGCTGGAAAAAAGCATTGCTCACTTGCCGCGGCAAAAAGAATTTTCACCGGAGCTTTATGGTGTCTTTGCTCCCGGAAGCATTGATTATACGCCCCATCAGAAGACGATGCGGCTCCTTGCCACGGCTATGGAAAACAAAAAAGTATGCAAGCTGACCTATAGAAATTTAGTGGAGGCCGGTTCAAAAACATTTTACATAAAACCGCTAAAAATTTTTTCAAGCAAGGATACGGTTTATCTCCATGCTCAAATGGCAAAGGCTCCCGGGAAAAAATATATGGAACCTGAATTTGACCCGCTCCTTGCGATTCACAGGATCAAAAAAATCGAAGTCACGGGTCGGGTTTTTGAATTTCCTGAAGACTATGATTTTGAAAAAGTGTTTAACCGGAATTTCGGGATAATCAAGGAAGAGACTTTTAAAGTGACGGTTGAATTTTCAGGATCAGCCGGGGCCTATGTTTTAGAACGGATCTGGAGTCCTGACCAAAAAATCGTCAAAAAAAGAAACGGCAACCTTCAACTGACATTCAGCGCATCATCCGAACCTGAAACAATCGCATGGATTCTTTCTTTTGGGAAAAGCGCTGAATTGATCAAGCCTCGAAAACTTGTGAAAAAAATTAAAATTGAACTCAAAACTATGGTTGATTTATATAGATTTTCAGATAATTATCGATTTTAA
- a CDS encoding transposase — protein sequence MPRGARLDAPGTLHHVIVRGIDRRKIVDDDNDRENFVSRMGAIAIDTNTAIYAWALMTNHAHILLRSGKTGLPTFMRRFLSGYAISYNRRHKRYGHLFQNRYKSIICEEDPYFKELVRYIHLNPLRSVIVESLQKLDNYKWCGHSVVMNRRENDWHDRDYVLKWFGKEDREARKSYRNFIKKGITQGKRPDLTGGGLIRSMGGWSVVKALRKSSVKEKGDARILGSGKFVSELINQAEEKVKYQLPAKNLQNCIKEEIEKLCKQEKIEVSMLRSGSRRRPLPNIRKELTVKLVNKYGVSLAETARQLGVSTSGIAQLLRRNKNV from the coding sequence ATGCCGCGAGGGGCAAGACTGGATGCACCTGGGACATTGCATCATGTAATAGTCAGGGGTATTGATAGACGCAAGATCGTTGATGATGACAATGATCGAGAAAATTTTGTATCCCGAATGGGCGCAATAGCAATAGATACAAACACAGCTATCTATGCGTGGGCACTAATGACCAATCACGCGCATATTTTACTCCGCAGCGGGAAAACAGGTTTGCCGACATTTATGCGTCGATTTCTTTCAGGTTATGCCATATCATACAACAGGAGACACAAGCGATATGGACATTTGTTTCAAAATCGATATAAATCAATCATTTGTGAAGAAGATCCATATTTCAAAGAGCTTGTGCGGTATATTCATTTAAATCCATTGAGATCTGTTATTGTTGAATCACTGCAAAAGCTTGATAATTACAAATGGTGTGGGCATTCAGTTGTGATGAATCGCCGGGAAAACGATTGGCATGACAGAGACTATGTTTTAAAGTGGTTTGGAAAGGAAGATAGAGAAGCAAGGAAATCATACCGTAACTTTATTAAAAAAGGGATTACCCAGGGAAAAAGGCCTGATCTGACAGGGGGCGGATTAATACGATCAATGGGAGGATGGTCGGTTGTAAAAGCCTTGAGAAAGAGTAGTGTTAAAGAGAAAGGTGATGCAAGAATACTCGGCAGCGGAAAATTTGTATCAGAATTGATCAATCAGGCAGAAGAAAAAGTCAAATATCAGCTGCCGGCCAAAAATTTACAAAACTGTATCAAGGAAGAAATAGAAAAGCTATGTAAACAGGAAAAGATAGAAGTTTCCATGCTTCGATCAGGCAGTCGTCGAAGGCCCTTACCAAATATCAGAAAAGAGCTTACAGTAAAATTAGTAAATAAATATGGCGTCTCATTAGCCGAAACAGCAAGGCAGTTAGGCGTGTCAACTTCGGGAATAGCCCAACTGTTGCGGAGAAATAAGAATGTATAA
- the brnA gene encoding type II toxin-antitoxin system BrnA family antitoxin has protein sequence MKAEELDKKFDEGKSILKNFDFSKARRLNQEQKRVNVDFPIWMIQSLDKEAKRLGVPRQSIIKIWLAERLNKTATI, from the coding sequence ATGAAAGCTGAAGAATTAGATAAAAAGTTTGATGAAGGAAAAAGTATTTTAAAGAATTTTGACTTCTCAAAAGCAAGACGGCTGAACCAGGAGCAAAAAAGGGTTAATGTCGATTTTCCTATATGGATGATTCAGTCTTTAGATAAAGAAGCTAAACGTCTTGGCGTCCCTCGGCAATCCATTATTAAAATTTGGCTGGCGGAGAGATTGAACAAAACAGCCACCATATAG